Genomic window (Primulina eburnea isolate SZY01 chromosome 8, ASM2296580v1, whole genome shotgun sequence):
TGAAGTTGTGAGTACCCTGCTACAGCAGGCAAAAATTGAGCCCGGTTTCACCGAACTTGGTACTTACATTTCTTCGCTTCTTGTTATTTGTTTCCTCCTCCGGTTTATGTTTGTTTTAGGTAATGCATTGTGCTCAAGAATCAATTTTACACAAGCTACATCTAGTTATTAGTAAATATTCTTATCATAACTTAATTATTCACCTTctgagaaattttgaaaaattatccTCTTCTGCTTATGTTTAACATATATGACCTTCTGTatgaatattttgaattttgaactGTCCCAGGCCTACATATTACAATGATTTATTCTCTGCAACTCTTTGGATTCATCTTCTATCTTCTAAGAATCTTCACATTTTATCGTCACCCTTCAGTTTGTCAACTCGTCACAGCAACAGTCTTTTACATTGTTGTTAACTCGACATGTTACAATCACTTTCAAAGTTAAAGACATTCGCTGATCTCAAGATCATACAAAGGAATTAAAGTCCAATACTCCAGGGAAAGGAATCAATCTTTCTTTCATTTAAGACTAATTAGAGCATAAGGATTAGTGCTTACATGTTGGGGACGTGGTCCAAAGTTCCTTTATCCCTTAACCCATTCATGATGGTCTAAAACTATCTGGATCCCAGCTTTGTGATATATGTGTTCTTCATATCGCAAAGTTTTAGCTAACATCTGATGGGCTTGTAGCACTTAGTATTGACCTATGTATTTAGTTTCAGTTGGCCGGTATCCCATCTAGATGTTCTACTGAGACAAGAAAAGCTCGAAGTCAGAGCTTTCACAATAGAGTCTCAGACTTGAGAAGACAAGCTCAATCTTCAACTACGCTACTCCTTAAAGCAATTCTTATGTCTTAAAAGCAggaaaaaatatttgagttacgGAGCCTTGACTTGTTTCTAGCAAATAGATCACAAACCACTACTTTATTTTATCTAAAGGCAGCTTCTCTGTTGATTGAAATACAATCTTTGCAAAAATGTTTGATTCTGTAGCAGTATGTTCACACTTGTACCATTCCATAATGGatgtttattgtgcaaagttatTGATATAAAATCTGGGCCATGTTCCAGTGTGGCAGAAACTTGAAGCAGAAAATCAGGATTTTTTCAAGGCATATCATATGAGGCTGATAATTAAGGACCAGATATTAAGATTCAATCAACTGCTGGAAAGACAAGTTGAACTAATGAGCCAAATTTGTGCAACTGGAGCTCCTTGTATTCCTCCATCTAATGGATCTCATGTTCAATCAAGTAAGTCTGCTTTTAATCAATAAGTTTGATGTATGATGCACGGATAGTTTAAAACATGGCAAAGCATCATGTTGGATGCTACAGATTCTTCGTAGGTGTGTATCAAATACTTCTATTAAAGTTTTTGAATTAGAAAAATCTGGATTCTCGCCATGTGTTGTCTGCATCGGAtactttaattttttaattttttttgggaaatttaattttttttattaaaatcgtTAAAAATTAGGTATAACTAGAATTGAGGAAAGAACAAGTTTAGATTCTGCATTTTAATTTGCTGACAATATCTACAAGCAAAACTGTAAATATCTCTCTTCCTAATTTAGATTTGAAGCCACTATTTAAATAATTAGTGCATAACATAttgattataaaaattaaacatattGATAGTTAatgttagattttgaattttatgtGTTGTTTACTTTTATGTTTGAAGTGTACAATTGAATTATAACTTTATCTATACATGCATGCATACAtataatacacacacacatgccTAAAGCTAAGGTACTTCCTTTGCATGAATGGAATACTTTTTTAGTGATAATATCCCTTATATTGGAACTTTGCGTTGACTGCGTAATTATATTTATCAGTGATCATAGTAATTGTTCTgaaattttgttttgcaccaaacaATGTTGAAGTGTACCAAGCCCCACAACCTACTGGATTATCTATAAAGCCAGAAAACATGCTCCAAGCAATTAGTGTCGTACCTAATGCTTACACTAATGGGGCACCAACCATGCAACCATGCATGCAAGTTGCTGTCAATATGATCGGTGATACTGGAAGAATTGATGTGACATCAAACACGATGTCGATCCATGGCTCAAACACGGTAATGTTGCGAGGCATGAATGGGGGGATAATCAAATCAGAAGTTGGCTATGGAGGTGATTCCCCGTTTATGTTTGGTTCGGAGAGCAATCTTCTTGAATCTCGCACTGTGATAGGAGAAGCATCGGTTCCTCACTTTGATGGTGTAGAGCCCAGTTCACACGCTCTGAATGAGACTATGTTAGACCCAGAGATGAATACATTTGGATTCTTGGGGCAAATCCCCCGGAACTTCAGTTTATCGGACCTGACAGCTGATTTTTCTAACAGTACTGGTTAGCGTTCTGCAATGATGAACTCCAATTTGTCGAGCAATTCACATCGTGTCATGACTTGTATGTTTTACTAAATTCTGCAGATATACTGGAAAACTATTCGAAATCTCCATTTCTGGGAAACGATGCAAATTTCATGGGCCAACGTCTCAGGGATGACCAGCAAGGTAAGCTTATTTCCCCCCTTCGTATTTTCGTTTTTCGCTTTAGGCATAGTTCCtgagtgaaaaaaaaaacaagaagaagaaaAGGAAACAATTCAAATAGTTGTATTTCGGTTTTCGGCAGACATAAGGAGGTTGGACACCATATCAGAGGGTTTAAGCTACGAAGATTTTGGCAGTGAATAATTTTCAAGGTACTTTTTCGAACCATCACTTGTGTAATAGTTCGAATTGTGGCAAAATACCTATCTATCATACTCGTTCATTAACTTCTCTTTTCGTCCATACATAAATACTTTCCTTCGCTCTTGCGATTTTGTTGTTGCAGGGGCGAGTCCTTGGTTGACTTGAAGTTTTTGTAAATAGGTTTCAAGATTTACTAGAGAAGCTCCGAGGTTTCAAACTAATTGAGTTATCATTGGTTGGTGTGTGAGTTGCTAGGATTAAGCTAGAAACAAGCGAAAGCTTGTCCATGTGTATCCAGTCTCTTTCTTGCATTAGGATACTGTACTCATTACTCAATGAGTATTACACAATTTGTAGCATGTGAGTATCTGTTACATTCACAGTGTATTATACTAGTTTAATGTTATGTTCATCACATCTGATCCCCACTCGGTTTTTGGTTATTCCACCTATGTATGTGCGAGTCGATTACTAAGATTTTTACTATAATAATAACATGAAATCTTTACGATAACAAAGACGATAATGTCATGTAAATAGTTCATAAAGTTGATTGTTACGAATGTTGCGACGGATTTGATTGGAAGGACGAATATATGTATTTGGTGCGAAGCATATGGGTGCGATCGGAATTATTGGATCAAGATCGAATGAATTGAATTATCGATATATTCACATGGAAGAAGGGGATGTAAAACTTCATAAACATTTGCAATCGAACAACTTGTATTAATTGAGTCCCAAATTTTGCATTCATTCTAGAATGTTCATTTGGACTCTTAGAGCATGGCCAAAGAGCCAGGAAACGGCACGCAGAATTATCTGCATGCGGTGTTGGTGGTGAAGCCCTcaccaactttttttttttttcttttttttttaattacgaATCGACGGCCAGATAGATCCATCTGGCcgttataaatattttaaaaatttaaaaaatgattaaaatttttaaaaaaatctttaaaaatatcaaCAGACATATTTTAATTACCAATCTTTTTATCATgtgtaatttttaatttgattgtattaatttttaaaattcttgtaagttttaattttaattatatgtaTCATGTGCAattatattatgatttttaaaataaaaaagttattaaatggaataaaaaaaatttaatatttcgacatcattttatcaTTGAAAAAACATACAATGAATTTATCAACGCTGAGTTAACGTCTTCGTAACACCAACTTTCTAACGTCATTGTACATGTTCTTAAAACCTGTAACGAGTCTTGGGAGTCATCCCATTGCACACAGATATACAatttttctcttgtattttcCTTCtggcacacacacacacacacatgttctTAAAAcctgtatatatattatttatttatttatttatcaaattgtaTATTTGAAGATGATTAGCATTTTCCATAAGCACGATATGGAGGAATGGTATCATCAAGAAAAGAAGTCTTACCTCTTGTATCCATTTTAAATCAACATTTGGCTAATATATTGTTGTCATTTTCATATCAAATGTAAAGTTGCAATTGGATTTCAAATTCTTTGATTTGTTTGCATTGACAAAATataaatgaatttcaaatttattatatatcaaattaaTTTAGGTTGCATTTAGGAAGATGCATTTAAAATTTATGGATTTCGATAATAGTTTAATTGTTAACAAAAACAATCAATCAACAATAAAGAATTCTCTAGGGTTCTTTGACTCTTAGGGCTGGGTTCCTGCGCTGTGCGGGATTGATCCGTTCATTCAACCGTCCTCGAATTGAACGTTGGGTTATTACCTAGGCTATGGATCCAGATGAGATTTCTAGACTGGTTACAGAGTTGAAACTCTCTGCTCCAAAGGAAAGCGACACCATCTTCTTTGATGGTTCAGAAACGCGAGTTGGACAGGAACGCTTGGCCAATTGTTTGGTAGCAAAGATTCTATCACCAAAAGCTATTAACAGAGAAGCGTTTCGTCAGCAAATGCCACGCATTCTCCAAGCGACAAGGAAGGTACATATTGAGGCAATGGGAGACAATACATTTGTTTGTGATTTTGTATCCCAGAGAGATAGAAACAGAGCGCTTACAGATGGGCCATGGAATTTCTTTAAAAGCATGGTGATTTTCAAGGCACCAATGGGTTGGCAAAATCCTATTGACATGGTTTTTGATGAAATAGATATTTGGGTTCAATGCCATAATCTGCCACTAGCCTTTATGCAAGAAGAATTGTTGACCAAAGTCGGGCGACACATTGGCAGAGTAGAGGAAGTGGATTCGGGGGAAAATGGCGTCTTCTTGGGACGCTATGCGCGACTTCGGGTAAGAATTAACATTACGAAGCCTTTGATGAAATTCATTCGGATTAAAGCCAAGGGAGAAGAGGAAGACATTATTGTTCTACTGGTTTATGAGAGATTGCCGGATTTCTGCTAAGCCTGTGGGCGACTTGGGCATACGATCCGAGACTGTGATGACAAGGAGGCTGATAGAACCACACTTGCTTTTGGGATCTGGCTGCGTGCATCCACTCATATTGGTGGGTCCAGGAAAGGCTCTTCTGGTGCTGAGAAACCATCCTATACACCTCCGAATAGTCCATCAAATGCTGAAACCGAAAACTATGAGCAAACAGATAAGGACATTATGGAATCAGAAAGTCAAGCACTTGTAGTATTGGCAAAACAGTCTGCGAGTAATATGGACCAAACCCAATTGATGGTCCACGAGCCTGCCCCACTCCTTGGAAAACCACACGGTGAGAACACAATATTGCCGAGCCTAGCAGTTGGTGGGGCAAAGCACTGGAAACGCAGGGCACGAGAAGTAGGTAAGGATCGGATTATGGACAAGACACAGACTCCTCCCTGAATGGCTAAAAGACATATAGATATCTCTGAGGAGGACAGTGTATCACAGGAGCACACAAGACCAAtgaaaaaaaaagttaaatttGGGATGGATTGAACCTAGTGCTAAGGATAAATTGGCGGCGGTTGCTCAGCAACCCCGCCGATCATTATGAATGTTATAATTTGGAATGTTCGAGGGCTTGGGAACCCCCGAGAATTCCGGGAATTGCGGCGACTTGTAGCCGATAAGAGCCCAACTCTCTTATTTTTGAGTGAGACAAAAACTAGAGGCACGATGCAAGCAATGGTCGACTCCATTGGGTTTTAAAGGTTGTTTTGCGGTGGATTGTCATGGAAAAAGCGGAGGTCTTGCTCTACTCTGGAAGGACCCCATTGATGTCTCCATTAAGTCCTTTTCTGTTGGACATATAGATTGTGTTATAACTGCTGATGATAGAAAGTGGAGATTTACAGGTTTCTATGGGCAGCCTGAAGCTGCCCTCCGACATTTTTCTTGGGACCTCCTTTTGCATCTCAAAGGTTTGCATGAATTTCTTAATTTACCATGGCTAGTAGGTGGTGACTTCAACGAGATTTGCTTCGACAGTGAAAATTTGGGAGGTATGAGAAGAGCCTCTCACAGAATGCAAGCATTTCGGGATACTCTTGAACTTTGTGATCTCCAAAACCTGCACTGCCATGGGGATTTATTTACTTGGGTGAATAGACGATCACTAGACAACATTATTTTTGAGCGACTTGATAGATACGTGGGAAATCTTAGCTGGAGATTACTTTATCCGGCCGCACAAGTTTTATCACTTGATTTCTATCATTCGGATCACCGCCCCCTATGCCTACATCTGAATGGGATCCATTCTCAGTCTCGGGAACGGGATTGGAAGAAGCGGGTTACTTTTCGATTTGAGAAATATTGGCTTTGTGAGGAAGATTGTGGCGAGGTAGTTGAAGCCGGCTGGGGAGCAGATACAGCCTCTGGAACATTACAGGGCCGCATTCTGAGTTGCCAGAGTGCACTTCGACACTGGGCTAATGACCGATTTAAGTGCATCTCCAAGCTGCTTCTGGACAAGCGATCGAAATTACATAATCTTCGACAAAGCTGGAATTGGAGGTCATCTATTgcacagattcaggaacttgaATCTGAAGTCGAAAAACTTGCTACCCAAGATGAGATGTACTGGAAGCAACGTAGTAGAGCATTATGGCTTAAGGATGGTGATCGGAATTCCCGTTATTTCCACATCTCTGCATCGAGGCGCCGGGATCAGAACACCATCAATGGATTGGTTTCTTCTCATGGAGATTGGTGTTCAGATAGTAAAGGAATGGCAGATATTGTACACGATTATTTCAGCAACCTATTCACATCTAGTTCACCTACTGCTGCAGAAATGAATCCTGTCTTAAACACCTTATCTCCGGTCGTGGATGAACTTATGAACTCAGCCCTTTGTGCTCCATTTACGACCTTGGAGGTCCGAAAAGCTCTATTCGATATGCACCAAGACAAAGCACCAGGTATCGATGGTATGTCTCCTCTATTTTACCAAAAATTTTGGAATATTGTAGGTGATGATGTTACAGGTGCAGTACTCCATATTCTTAATGAAGGGGCTCCTATTGATCAGTTGAATGATACTATAGTAACTTTGATACCAAAAAAATCTAATTCGGTGCTTATGAAAGAATTCAGACCAATAAGCCTTTGCAACGTCTGTTACAAGATCGTGTCTCGTGCTCTTACTAATCGTCTTAGACCTGTTATGGCAAAACTGATTGACGAATTTCAGAGTGCTTTTGTCCCGGACAGGATGATCTCAGATAATATCATTGTGGGGTATGAAGTTATCCATTGGATGCGTACAAGAAAATCAGGTCGGGTTGGCTATGCAGCGCTTAAACTTGATATGAGCAAGGCATACGATCGAGTGGAATGGGATTTCTTACAGGCGCTGATGATTAGATTGGGTTTTGCTACGGAGTGGATTGATAAGATAATGAGGTGTGTGCGAACAGTGAGATATTTCTTCCGGATTAATCAAGAAGTTGTTGGACCTATCACTCCTACCCGTGGATTGAGGCAGGGTGACCCTCTGTCACCTTACCTGTTCGTTTTATGTGCACATGGACTCTCTAGACTCTTCACCTCTTACGAGTCTAGGGGTCTGATTCGAGGAGTTAGGATTGCTCCAATTTGTCCGGTAGTTTCTCATCTCTTTTTTGCAGATGACAGCCTTATTTTCTTCAGAGCCACATTGGAGGATGTGGCTCGGGTTAAGGAATGTTTATACCTCTATGAACGAGCTTCGGGCCAGATGATTAACTATGAAAAGTCGGCTCTCTCTTTTAGCCCCAATACCCATCCGATGTTAATGGAGACAATTAAATCTTGCCTCACGATTCCTATTGTTCAAAGGCATGAGATCTACTTGGGCCTACCCACTGTATCTCTACATAGCAAGCGTTTACAGTTCCAGTATCTTGTGGAAAGAGTTGTTCGGAGGATTCAGGGATGGGGACACAAATATTTCTCTAGCGGGGGCAAAGAGACTTTGATTAAATCTATTATACAGGCTATACCAACATATGCAATGAGTTGCTTCCGAATTCCCAAGGCTATTTGTTCTGATATTGAGAGGGAATGTGCCAACTTCTGGTGGGGTATGGACAATGGGAAGAGAAAAATACACTGGAAATCGTGGGACTCTCTATGCAGGCCTAAAGTACAGGGAGGTATGGGTTTCAGAAGAATGGAGGATTTTAACCGGGCACTTCTTGCCAAGCAAGTTTGGAGATTGATTAGATTCCCAGATTCCTTAGCCTGTCGTCTACTTAAAGGGAGGTACTTTAAACATGGTGATGTGATGGAGGCGGGTTTGGGTAGTAACCCATCTTATATTTGGAGATCAATTTTCTGGAGTAAAGGGCTTCTTGGGAGGGGTCTGTTTTGGAGGATTGGTGATGGtaagtcaataaaaatatttgatgacAAATGGATACCAAGTGTGGGTTCAAATTTAGGGGTGATGGAGGGGATAAACCGTAATGACTCCACTGTGGACACCTTGATTAAGGACCTCTTGGGATGTGGATCTAGTCTCTAATACCTT
Coding sequences:
- the LOC140839505 gene encoding uncharacterized protein — protein: MSNGDVRRVSVQDIQLVQNLIERCLQLYMNQGEVVSTLLQQAKIEPGFTELVWQKLEAENQDFFKAYHMRLIIKDQILRFNQLLERQVELMSQICATGAPCIPPSNGSHVQSMYQAPQPTGLSIKPENMLQAISVVPNAYTNGAPTMQPCMQVAVNMIGDTGRIDVTSNTMSIHGSNTVMLRGMNGGIIKSEVGYGGDSPFMFGSESNLLESRTVIGEASVPHFDGVEPSSHALNETMLDPEMNTFGFLGQIPRNFSLSDLTADFSNSTDILENYSKSPFLGNDANFMGQRLRDDQQDIRRLDTISEGLSYEDFGSE